A region from the Hydra vulgaris chromosome 08, alternate assembly HydraT2T_AEP genome encodes:
- the LOC136083361 gene encoding uncharacterized protein LOC136083361: MAKNFTQSQVKELLDMHENFLLKIFNERFQKLENDFLIIRDENKQLKKELDQTNSTIQFLSDKYEIMKETLNNNKNKISSQDNFKQKATNLENEYLKDKMAELEDRSRRNNLRFEGIEETEGETWKNSEEKVRKLIKEKLNINEEIHIERAYRTGKKENEDGSIRRRRTVVVKFLDYKDRENILENYKKLKLWNEKIYINEDFSERTTIIRKQLFIKAKEIRSSGNFAKVVYNKLITKSFKKTI, translated from the coding sequence atggcTAAAAATTTTACTCAATCTCAAGTAAAAGAATTATTGGATATGCAcgaaaactttttacttaaaatattcaatGAACGCTTTCAAAAGCTGGAAAatgactttttaattataagagatgaaaacaaacaattaaaaaaagaactagaTCAAACTAATTCTACTATTCAATTCCTAAgcgataaatatgaaataatgaaagaaacattaaacaacaataaaaataaaatatcatctcaagacaattttaaacaaaaagcaacAAATCTTGAAAACGAATATCTTAAAGACAAAATGGCAGAGTTAGAGGATAGGAGTCGTCGTAACAATCTTCGGTTTGAAGGAATCGAGGAAACTGAAGGGGAAACGTGGAAAAACAGCGAGGAGaaagtaagaaaactaataaaagaaaaactaaatataaacgaAGAAATACATATAGAACGCGCGTACAGAACGGGGAAGAAAGAAAACGAAGACGGCAGCATAAGAAGAAGAAGAACTGTTGTAGTTAAATTTCTAGATTATAAAGATCGTGAAAATATActagaaaattacaaaaagctAAAACTATGGAACGAAAAGATTTACATCAATGAAGATTTTAGTGAACGAACAACCATCATTCGTAagcaattatttattaaagccAAAGAAATACGTTCGTCAGGTAATTTTGCCAAAgtggtttataataaattaatcaccAAGTCTTTCAAAAAGACTATctga